A single Defluviitalea saccharophila DNA region contains:
- a CDS encoding YaiI/YqxD family protein: MKDFRIIIDGDSCPVLKIIEEISKEYNIKAIIFCSYSHVPNERLDMEYLIVDSAPQAVDLAIINYIKKDDIIVTQDYGLASIVLSKGGRAISPSGNIYRDQQIDLLLYNRHLNSEIRRAGGRTKGPRKRNEMDNIKFKRNLIKLIQES, encoded by the coding sequence ATGAAGGATTTTAGAATTATTATTGATGGCGATAGTTGTCCCGTGTTAAAAATAATCGAAGAGATCTCAAAAGAATATAATATTAAAGCAATTATATTTTGCAGTTATTCTCATGTGCCTAATGAAAGATTAGATATGGAGTATCTTATAGTAGATTCAGCTCCTCAGGCAGTAGATTTAGCCATCATAAATTATATTAAAAAAGATGATATCATAGTGACACAAGATTACGGATTAGCTTCTATCGTTTTATCAAAGGGCGGAAGAGCAATTTCTCCTAGCGGCAATATTTATCGGGACCAACAGATTGATCTATTACTATATAACAGACATTTAAACAGTGAAATAAGAAGAGCGGGTGGTCGCACAAAAGGACCACGAAAAAGAAATGAAATGGATAATATTAAATTTAAAAGGAATTTAATAAAATTGATTCAAGAGTCTTAA